From a region of the Dictyostelium discoideum AX4 chromosome 2 chromosome, whole genome shotgun sequence genome:
- a CDS encoding hypothetical protein (Similar to Dictyostelium discoideum (Slime mold). histidine kinase DhkE) has product MPNKKRNKDLNNSETVPEETGKRKRKSIYDLETIIKPNQKSTSVPIVERETPFISQPPPTTNNEISQAFKEISNNDVTFKNEDLINIEYLNNCNKARLEYISNTIGIPENIIKKCDFRGLIKKIIEIGISRYQFINQQEQINNNNYKNNNNNNNNSNNNNNNNNNNNNNNNNNNNNNNNNNNNKNNKNEILFWSVWRNLVLKNTILSNFSPHLSIKYDSIVMVDKMINNDQLSMIKDKVNRNQFLIFSSGSLKKLYSVFGKEDEEGNNENTRFFFNLFNNYGDRYIIDWKSKGKSNLIKSLIENNSVTGISTLVNKFQFEININESITLAISTGCSLKLFKYLFELFLFKTTNNYNNNNNNNIDNNNSNIENNNSNIENNNNNNNNNNNNNNNNNNNNNNNNNNNNNENKSMDFILSIFLSSPNKSKKELIKTFKMILYLMEREIINLRQYKDEILKKITTLCPLVSLFRLKDLIKVIKIINWFNNNNDNDNSNLINNEYSICQLNAKLVDPTNFNKKINKLNIKELLNIYYSNRKQLDFTSKQFFNYYYGDDNDNDESNKESQNYTLFGNFLNQVDRQESDIEFKLTQPLQNGDLHLFSDWLYNFNNKYDHEFFKTLLDKNQLLKNENSILFSNFKKQEDQINFLISCTLVIKEIIKTNENSNFITNFIESNILFLFLVKHDSVELFKHFSNQFSQNEKEVVFCFHDESQDEILDFNICKYINSIEMLDFIYQEFHHLFIYSKYPNFLNFKNLNLLKHFEKLINSSKKNKQLQQQLQQQRQIKTHYKEKLYLINFKGSFKLNFETFKHIVENPTIYNYGSKILTPIITDLYQGNNCNEVVCLFKHIFNTNIFDSEMKSRMLQVSNYFLDSDEKPILLSKFFEWLYENKHFTPPKDVPFIKKSSFGPGFASSSSSPFGGSGTSSTVGSRFASSTSSSSPFGESGTNSTVGSRFGSSTSSPLEGSGTSSTVGSRFGSSTSSSPLGGSGTSSTVGSRFGSSTSSSPSGGSGFSSNTNGPIFASSNVIPNPTTILNSLPDIICFYYLSGKLDEIDDEIFNFKNTYSGGRDMFTSFLYKLAYFIGKRGDLKALSTVISRATDNLKPFPNSNVPEYNAEFNCIRNFIYSILETAAYNGQIQIFQYFQYHHCHVLQENAIEWFREDKLLNLIRTSLKNDHIEITQILLSHLYLSKHKFLNIYFNDNIFKTKISYNYFCELFK; this is encoded by the coding sequence atgccaaataaaaaaagaaataaagatttaaacaACAGTGAAACTGTTCCAGAGGAGACaggtaaaagaaaaagaaaatcaatttatgATTTGGAAACAATTATAAAACCAAACCAAAAATCAACATCTGTTCCAATTGTTGAAAGAGAAACACCATTTATatcacaaccaccaccaactaccaataatgaaatttctcaagcatttaaagaaatttcgAATAATGATGTTACATTCAAAAAtgaagatttaataaatattgaatatttaaataattgtaataaagcAAGATTGGAATATATTTCAAATACAATTGGAATTCcagaaaatataattaaaaaatgtgaTTTTCGTGgtctaattaaaaaaatcattgaaattgGTATTAGTCGttatcaatttataaatcaacaagaacaaattaataataataattataaaaataataataataataataataatagtaataataataataataataataataataataataataataataataataataataataataataataataataataataataaaaataataaaaatgaaattttattttggagTGTATGGAGAAATTTAGTATTGAAAAATACAATATTATCAAACTTTTCACCACAtctatcaattaaatatgatTCTATTGTTATGGTTgataaaatgataaataatgatcaattatcaatgataaaagataaagttaatagaaatcaatttttaatatttagtAGTGGCtcattaaaaaagttatattCAGTATTTGGTAAAGAAGATGAGGAAggaaataatgaaaatactcgattcttttttaatttatttaataattatggtGATAGATATATAATTGATTGGAAATCAAAaggaaaatcaaatttaattaaatcattaatagaGAATAATTCAGTTACAGGAATTTCAACATTAGTcaataaatttcaatttgaaattaatataaatgaatCCATCACACTTGCAATTTCAACTGGTtgttctttaaaattatttaaatatctttttgaattatttttatttaaaactaccaataattataataataacaataataataatattgacaataataatagtaatattgaaaataataatagtaatattgaaaataataataataataataataataataataataataataataataataataataataataataataataataataataataataatgaaaataaatctatggatttcattttatcaatatttttatcatctcctaataaaagtaaaaaagaattaattaaaacatttaaaatgattttatactTGATGGAAagagaaataataaatttaagaCAATATAaggatgaaattttaaaaaagataacaaCATTATGTCCATTAGTATCATTATTTagattaaaagatttaattaaagttattaaaataattaattggtttaataataataatgataatgataattcaaatttaattaataatgaatattcAATTTGTCAATTAAATGCAAAACTTGTTGATccaacaaattttaataaaaaaataaataaattaaatattaaagaattattaaatatttattatagtaATAGAAAACAACTAGATTTTACTTCAAAacaattctttaattattattatggtgatgataatgataatgatgaaagtAATAAGGAATCTCAAAATTATACTCTTTTTGGaaactttttaaatcaagTTGATAGACAAGAAAGTGATATAGAATTTAAGCTTACTCAACCTTTACAAAATGGTGATTTACATTTATTTAGTGATTggttatataattttaataataaatatgatcatgaattttttaaaacattattaGATAAAAATCAACTacttaaaaatgaaaattcaatattattttcaaattttaaaaaacaagaagatcaaattaattttttaatttcttgtaCTTTagtaataaaagaaattattaaaacaaatgaaaaCTCAAATTTcattacaaattttattgaatcaaatattttgtttttatttttagtaaaaCATGATTCAGtggaattatttaaacatttcTCAAATCAATTCtctcaaaatgaaaaagaagttgttttttgttttcatGATGAATCTCAAGATGAAATACTTGATTTCAATATTTgcaaatatataaattctATTGAAATGTTAGATTTCATTTATCAAgaatttcatcatctttttatttattcaaagtatccaaattttttaaattttaaaaatttaaatttattaaaacactttgaaaaattaataaattcatcaaagaaaaataaacaactacaacaacaactacaacaacaacgacaaATTAAAACTcattataaagaaaaactttatttaattaattttaaaggtagttttaaattaaattttgaaacttTTAAACATATTGTAGAAAATCCTACAATATATAACTATggttcaaaaattttaacacCAATTATTACTGATTTATACCAAggtaataattgtaatgaaGTTGTATGTTTATTTAAACATATATTCAATACAAATATTTTCGATAGTGAAATGAAATCAAGAATGCTACAAGTTTCAAACTACTTTTTAGATTCTGACgaaaaaccaattttattatcaaagtTTTTTGAATGGttatatgaaaataaacaTTTTACCCCACCAAAAGATGTAccattcattaaaaaatcaagttTTGGTCCAGGTTTcgcttcatcatcatcgtcaccATTTGGAGGATCTGGTACTAGTAGTACAGTTGGATCAAGGTTTGCTAGttcaacttcatcatcatcaccatttggAGAATCAGGTACTAACAGTACAGTTGGATCAAGATTTGGCAGTTCAACTTCATCACCATTAGAAGGATCAGGTACGAGCAGTACAGTTGGATCAAGATTTGGTAGttcaacttcatcatcaccattaggGGGATCAGGTACCAGCAGTACAGTTGGATCAAGATTTGGTAGTTCAAcctcatcatcaccatcaggAGGATCAGGTTTTAGTAGTAATACAAATGGACCAATATTTGCTAGTTCAAATGTAATTCCAAATCCAACAACCATTTTAAATAGTCTTCCAGATATTATTTGCTTTTATTACTTATCAGGTAAACTTGATGAAATCGATGatgaaatctttaattttaaaaacaccTATTCTGGAGGTAGGGATATGTTTActtcatttttatataaacttGCATATTTTATTGGTAAAAGAGGTGATTTGAAAGCATTATCAACTGTTATTAGCAGAGCAacagataatttaaaaccatTCCCAAATTCAAATGTTCCTGAATATAATGCTGAGTTTAATTGTATcagaaatttcatttattcaattttggAAACAGCTGCTTATAATGGTCAAATCCAAATAttccaatattttcaatatcatcattgTCATGTTTTGCAAGAAAATGCCATCGAATGGTTTAGAGAagataaacttttaaatttaattagaacctctttaaaaaatgatcatATTGAGATTActcaaatattattatcacatCTCTATCTTTCAAAACAcaagtttttaaatatttactttaatgataacatttttaaaaccaagatttcttataattatttttgtgaactatttaaatag